The sequence AAGAGGTTGTCGCAGCGGTTCGGCTGTGCGCGGCGCACAAAGTCCCCATCATCCCGCGCGGCGCCGGCACGAGCTTGAGCGGCGGAGTGCTGGCCGTCACCGGCGGCGTGATGATTGCCGTGACGCGCATGAATCGGATCCTGTCGGTCGATTATCGAAATCGCCGCGCGTTGGTGGAAGCCGGCTGCGTCAATGCCTGGATCACCAATGCGGTCAAAGCGAAGGGCCTGCTCTACGCCCCGGATCCGTCCAGCCAGCCCGCGTGCACGATTGGCGGCAACGTCGCCACCAATTCCGGCGGCCCGCACACGTTGAAGTACGGCGTGACCACCAATCATGTCCTGGGCTTCGAGATGGTTCTGCCGGATGGCGCAGTGATCTGGCTTGGCACGAAACCGGACGGCGGCGAAGACGCCGAGGTCTGCGACTTGCGCGGCGCGGTCATTGGCTGCGAAGGCATGTTCGGCGTCGTCACGCGCGTCCTCGTCAGGCTGATTCGCGCCCCGCAAGCATACAAAACTTTGCTCGGCATCTTCGAGAGTGTCGATGCCGCGAGCCAGAGCGTCAGCGACATCATCGCCGCCGGCATCGTTCCGGGCGCGATGGAAATGATGGACCAGGCCATCACGCAAGCGGTCGAGGCGGCGTATCGGTTCGGATTTCCGAGCGACGCCGGCGCCGTTCTCATCGTGGAATTGGACGGCTTGCCGGCAGGGCTGGAACGCCAGACGGCGCGTGTCGTCGAGATTTGCCGGAAAAACTCCGCGCGCGAAATCCGGGTTGCCAAGACCGACGAAGAACGGGCTTTGCTCTGGAAATGCCGCAAGCGCGCCTTTGGCGCGGTCGGGCGGCTGAGCCCGAACTTTCTGACGCAGGACGGAGTCGTCCCGAGATCCAAGCTTCCGGAAATCATGCGATTCATCCAGGCGACGAGCCAGCAATTCGGGTTGCGCATCACGAATGTTTTCCACGCGGGCGACGGGAACATCCACCCGCTCGTGCTCTATGATGAACGCGATCCGGATCAGGTCCGCCGCGCCGTCGCTGCCGGAGAAGCGATCCTCGATAAGTGTGTCGAACTGGGCGGCAGCGTCACGGGCGAGCATGGCATCGGCGTGGAGAAAATCGATTTCATGGCCAAGCAATTCAGTCCGGATGACCTCGACGCCATGCGCGCGCTGCGGACGGTGTTCGACCCCGAACTGCGCTGCAATCCGCACAAGATGTTCCCCGGCTCCAAGCGCTGCTCCGACTTCGCGCCCCGAAAACAGATCGCGGCCTGAGAGCCTGTTGACAAGGCGTTTCCTGTTCGACACTCTCGCCGCATGGCAAAACCGGCGTTAGGTCGAGGTCTCGGCGCGCTTTTGGGCGGAGCGCCTCTCGCCCCGAAAGCGCCGGCTCCGCTTCCCCTGCTCTCGGCCCCGCCAGCCGCACCCGACGAGCCTGCGGACGACACGCCGGAACGCATCCAACGCGTCGCCCTGCCCCGCATTCATCCTTGCCCGCTCCAGCCGCGCAAAGATTTTCCCGAAGCCGCCTTGCGCGAACTGGCAGACTCCATTCGCGAGCAAGGCATCGTGCAGCCGCTCATTGTGCGGCCGCGCGGCGACGGTTTCGAGTTGATCGCCGGGGAACGCCGCTGGCGCGCCGCCCAAATGCTCGGTTTGAGCGAAGTCCCGGTGATTGTTCGGGAGGCGGACGACCGGGCGGTGCTGGAGCTGGCGTTGATCGAGAATCTTCAGCGGGAAAATCTGAACCCGCTCGAAGAAGCGCTCGGTTACGCCCAACTCGTCGATCAGTTCCAACTCACGCAAGAAACCGTGGCGGCGAAAGTCGGGAAAAGCCGCGCGGTCGTGGCCAATGCGCTGCGGCTGCTCAAGCTGCCGCCCGAAATCCAGAACTACGTTCGCGATGGCCGCCTGTCCGTTGGCCACGCCAAAGTAGTGCTCGGCCTCAATCGCGCCGAGGAACAATCGCTCGCCGCCGACCGCATCATTCGCCAGGGGTTGAACGTGCGGCAGACCGAAGATTTGGTCGCGCGGCTTCAAAACCGCAACACTGCCGTCAGCGGCAAGACCGGTGGAAAAACCCCGATGCCTTTGCAGGATGCCCACATGATGGATCTGGAGACGCGGCTCCAGCAGCGTTTCGGCACCAAGGTCGTGGTGCGCTATCGACAAGGCAAGGGCGCCATCGAGATTCGCTTTTTCACCGACGACGACCTGGAACGCGTCCTGGAAATCGTCGGCGTGAAATTGGATTGAGGATTCCGATTCACTATGACTCCACCCGAATTGCGCGAGAAATGCGCTCAGCAACTCACGGCGGCGGCGGGCCGCGCGCCGCAATTATCCGTCTTCGCGGGGCTGGACGGCTTCGTCGATGAAATCGTCCACGTGGTGGACAAGCGCGACAGCGCCGAGTCGTATCAACGCATTCCGTCCATCAGCCACCTGGCCGACCGCGTCAAGGCCGCGGCCGGCAAGAGCACGAACATCGAATTGGTCAACCAACGCACCAAACTCGGCGGCAACGGGCCGATTCTTTCCAACGCGCTGGCGAGCTTTGGATTGAAGGTGATTTACGTGGGCGCGCTCGGTTACCCGACGATTCATCCGGTGTTCAGCAGTTTCTGCAAACAAGCCGAGGTCTATTCGATTGCCGAGCCGGGCCACACGGACGCGCTGGAGTTCGAGGACGGCAAGCTGATGCTCACGAAAAGCATTCAACTTAAGGAAGTGAACTGGGCCAACATCCAGGAGCGGTTTGGCCGCGACCGGTTCCGTCAATATTTCACGAACGCGGACCTCGTGGCATTTGTGAACTGGACGATGATCCCGTACATGACCGATCTTTGGGAAGCGCTGCAACGCGAGCTGTGCCCGACGTTGCGCGGCCGCCGGCGCTTGATGTTCTTCGATCTGGCGGACCCGGAGAAGCGGCTCGTGAACGACATTGCCCGCGCACTGGAGTTCGTGGGGCGGTTTCAGGAATACTTTGACGTCATCCTCGGCTTGAACGAGAAGGAATCCTTCGAGTTGATGAAAGTGCTCGGGATCAAACCCAAAGCGGCCACCCCCGAAGGCTTGTCCGAGCTGGCCCGCGAGATCGTCCGCATGCTGGAAATCAACACGCTGGTGATTCATCCGACGCGCTATGCGCTGGCCGCGACCAAAGACAGCGTCCACGTGGTCGATGGGCCATATATCTCGAAGCCGCTGATCACGACGGGCGCGGGTGATCATTTCAACTCGGGTTTTTGCCTGGGCCGGTTGCTCGGATTGGACAACGAACTCAGCGTCCTGACGGGCGTGACGACGAGCGGTTTTTATGTCCGGACCGCCAAGAGTCCCTCGA comes from Verrucomicrobiota bacterium and encodes:
- a CDS encoding FAD-binding protein; its protein translation is MQSSTSSLSPALIDALRAELGSDSIVTKPEDLLVYECDAYTLEKNLPNVVALPRTTEEVVAAVRLCAAHKVPIIPRGAGTSLSGGVLAVTGGVMIAVTRMNRILSVDYRNRRALVEAGCVNAWITNAVKAKGLLYAPDPSSQPACTIGGNVATNSGGPHTLKYGVTTNHVLGFEMVLPDGAVIWLGTKPDGGEDAEVCDLRGAVIGCEGMFGVVTRVLVRLIRAPQAYKTLLGIFESVDAASQSVSDIIAAGIVPGAMEMMDQAITQAVEAAYRFGFPSDAGAVLIVELDGLPAGLERQTARVVEICRKNSAREIRVAKTDEERALLWKCRKRAFGAVGRLSPNFLTQDGVVPRSKLPEIMRFIQATSQQFGLRITNVFHAGDGNIHPLVLYDERDPDQVRRAVAAGEAILDKCVELGGSVTGEHGIGVEKIDFMAKQFSPDDLDAMRALRTVFDPELRCNPHKMFPGSKRCSDFAPRKQIAA
- a CDS encoding ParB/RepB/Spo0J family partition protein, whose translation is MAKPALGRGLGALLGGAPLAPKAPAPLPLLSAPPAAPDEPADDTPERIQRVALPRIHPCPLQPRKDFPEAALRELADSIREQGIVQPLIVRPRGDGFELIAGERRWRAAQMLGLSEVPVIVREADDRAVLELALIENLQRENLNPLEEALGYAQLVDQFQLTQETVAAKVGKSRAVVANALRLLKLPPEIQNYVRDGRLSVGHAKVVLGLNRAEEQSLAADRIIRQGLNVRQTEDLVARLQNRNTAVSGKTGGKTPMPLQDAHMMDLETRLQQRFGTKVVVRYRQGKGAIEIRFFTDDDLERVLEIVGVKLD